A window from Branchiostoma lanceolatum isolate klBraLanc5 chromosome 9, klBraLanc5.hap2, whole genome shotgun sequence encodes these proteins:
- the LOC136442067 gene encoding myomegalin-like isoform X9: MAIQPSCHGAVCACKQIAELKKENFSLKLRIYFMEERMQHGEEEDIEKTNIELKVEVESLKKELHDKQELLVKASQAVETLAAQNDAAVQQVRQDHGRELQQLHDQYESRLTSAQEENSLQKRVDEETEGKIRDLEAANQELQNKLRDLEKVKQDKKNLQDSSKEALQDKNSSCNCVDRSFSPKNADTHPRTLLWVIDQLNHALRTKDQLIQQLNQEKSDLVGEKVKPLEAQVQSLTQELKDKEGNMQDDISRYQQQVEVSKKNNQEIQALLEDQQRKLDEYEIAAGQMTRDHDKKEKEIKELEKLVLEAEDENEELKRKLQDKDSDVKLQEQNALKRDKAIQGLTEAIHNKSKEIDELCEQIEELQQSLAQARETAHKAQLQQFQGVEEQQQALGDKEVEITGLQGKVHEKDAENQRLKKSLRKKEQEIDQLQQAAQEADDQAEEALRDKDRQLRDLQKQLKDSRSKADSEKENITQQHKTQLEETQRQLQSKEQIIQRLSASIQEKDRVIQEYMQMAQEQENSRDPYSENKDSIIQRLRERLKERDKAVEDAIEEKFRTLEAKENDLRHLRVNLRERERELERANSLLTGNEETINNLDGIIKEKDVELRQLLNQLKSQQRTNAATAEEHARALMEKEALIEQLQQALSSRDKDIKKLSQSLQSSPHSKPRVDAMIQELKDKLDERDRMLQEVMEERRRASSDGQAHTQRLLGTIKDKDNMLKEANERYNQVVSEKNGEIQKLQQRLNNREAELQSLTSARDWTEQEQNKLLEKMRSALSDKDRTIETLVENAREKDKLLSQLQMSGPSQLRGEHLADTVRQLKDDIRKKDELIDRLQSSSTSGYVSTEDDPYVQSLRKELASKARLLSETTAALQSLRDQKPAQGDLQQQMAQQTQALSNALKAEKQAKLELAKVRRKAQEQEEDLGTKQENIDALIEAVRAKDNIIKDLERSQLSSRQTLRGDQSPKAKQQLQKGLRDQLEETKKLNELLDSERRIYQDLIKSYRDELGATRDSQSRALDIELAAVQTLRRQLEDYVRRNSELRAELERNINQAAQQVLEARDSLRDRPQVQTWNAALQTSIDDLRPQFEKNIQTSPITRSTDIEISLPSPLDALSVSEFSTAELKSEVARLRGQLSRMQAINDDLQSRLNGAISEQVRSIPLGENIAEQQTLPKLAKEVERLEAELDNAQKKNQALQEELESGRGSMTPMTEKGLLAEVQQQLEDAIMQLEKSEDDKQALEKQIKLSSPSPYQAQIKQLENKVMELIEENEQLMKESPGSRSDEEVDAMSEKDLRTEVKGLKDRLKASENLVDLLKKQLEMNSDSENDIPGFNPELIVQLAEEIERLKGQLEQAQGNRGDVRDKEEESSDTSSQLPRKSKLPVLQKGVTHNANASLRQQIEQLKMSEKELKLLNRRMQDKLTATEGTVRAQAQKLKSYRKMLEDAGLVKKLPRKAQSDSNIPMSLQRFQSRYASQEGLDDSLLSPGISPAASPMMRSPATSLLSLETLQEYGNTDNVDELKQQVSQLKQRLEKSRRMIRGMQSRLRGRSDGQLTPNRSFARSMEALTEPTTNGDAFEKLRQQVEDLKQQLKDSNDLNKTLADQLSVSPQKDTLVQTQAKELSQLRKQLRDSREMCHLLRARLEELTRTLEHLLSASEGGDPDLLNLTQQEAEGVMAELERSMHLARTLKDRLDDNASSASDDSSLRSLKDQYQQSLQANQELRLQLQEQLMQLQDRPSPTPLKQEIAELRSALEEQQDQYQHLKQVNQQLQGQVADTQHLRRQLAENQRTAIELKDELERATKDAKEKNNMISRLRSQLRRTRPVGSTFPPSASDQASTGWDTDQSNQGASDDFSGMHRVGSGRSANHGSQTASGSEDNMGEQPRQRRYPPNRGDEYSLEQPGRSKPTSSEDNFMFAPREKVIPPSIHSSKDDVSGCGRLHDNRGYSSDEESTTSTQTFTSVSRHESDHPEDSEQDGMNNERGMYPSRQLPSKFLQASLGHGSTTTVSTETNREMELLQNRLRASDQINRSLRAELDTYKKLRESTETIHSHGSASTTSGFHGDSRGGNLLEEHLAELRALRARLEDSLSSNEQLRQELEDKISSMSNRGGQTNIYVHSNSGVDHQEFPDNASHGSHMSDKLSLLSDKTTQVDRLQAELDQKDQINEKLKADMSRLQTQLTEKDQQNQQIQGDNTRLQTDMSKLQKQLAERDRQTQKTQAEFTQLQADLSSLHGQLQEVSQLQNQLSDREKQNQILQTEVDSLGAELANRDMENDKVSAELTKAKKEISRLRQELSRLQDQLEEHQQVADSLRLELRLYEKLYKKAQTADAGVNGFSSSDGTGGRDAMAGLDLSGLLEEMRRLREQVEKLHISNSALRRKVKELLGKEESPTVININHHHGHRSPAQRALFQTGAGDASPGDVHLSGPYTTDSAHSSPANYPHLKNSPLVGQLARYASLPVLDKDDIDVFSMQGVSPLSTADVDIRYRYVVGRIEDYEALRHQVNDSRLAIRGVQSRVKDRLKALKKALDSTQPGDQKPLEETLSSLHLLHDHLEECHRLLKLFWKARDPGSVPTSTGSGGDGTAIVFLENQNLKDEITNLRKRLTSQEKVMRSALHKLERTNRLKQGMEEALVKQCKLSKTHHVLRQARGNLEFSVSSSSSLDQSLASSMDDFSL, translated from the exons ATGGCGATACAGCCATCCTGCCACGGAGCAGTGTGTGCCTGTAAG CAAATAGCGgaactgaagaaagaaaacttCAGCCTGAAGCTGCGGATCTATTTCATGGAAGAGCGCATGCAGCACGGAGAAGAAGAGGACATTGAGAAAACT AACATTGAGCTGAAGGTTGAAGTTGAGAGCTTGAAAAAAGAGCTACACGACAAACAGGAGCTTCTAGTTAAAGCGTC ACAAGCAGTAGAGACCCTAGCAGCGCAGAACGATGCAGCGGTGCAGCAGGTTCGGCAGGACCATGGCAGGGAGCTGCAGCAGCTGCACGACCAGTATGAGTCCAGACTCACCTCAGCTCAGGAG gAGAACTCTCTTCAGAAAAGAGTTGATGAGGAAACAGAAGGGAAGATCCGTGACCTTGAAGCGGCTAACCAGGAACTCCAGAACAAGCTTCGCGACCTTGAGAAGGTCAAACAGGACAAGAAGAACCTGCAGGACTCGTCTAAGGAAGCACTCCAAGATAAGAATAG ctcTTGCAACTGTGTAGACAGAAGCTTTTCCCCGAAAAATGCCGACACACATCCCCGAACGTTGTTATG ggTGATAGACCAGTTGAACCACGCCCTGCGCACCAAGGACCAACTCATCCAGCAACTCAACCAGGAGAAGTCTGACCTTGTGGGCGAGAAGGTCAAACCTCTGGAAGCTCAAGTTCAGAGCCTGACTCAGGAGCTCAAGGACAAGGAGGGCAACATGCAG GATGACATCAGCAGATATCAACAGCAAGTGGAGGTCAGCAAGAAGAACAATCAGGAAATCCAG GCCCTTCTAGAGGACCAACAGAGGAAGCTGGATGAGTATGAGATAGCAGCTGGCCAGATGACCCGAGATCACGacaagaaggagaaagaaatcAAG GAGTTAGAGAAGCTTGTTTTGGAGGCTGAGGATGAGAACGAG GAGCTTAAGAGGAAGCTACAAGACAAGGACTCTGATGTCAAACTCCAGGAGCAGAACGCACTCAAAAGGGACAAAGCCATCCAGGGTCTGACAGAGGCCATTCACAACAAGAGCAAGGAG ATTGACGAGCTGTGTGAACAGATAGAGGAGCTTCAGCAGAGTTTGGCTCAGGCCAGGGAGACGGCGCACAAGGCACAGCTGCAGCAGTTCCAG GGAGTTGAAGAACAACAGCAGGCGCTGGGTGACAAGGAGGTTGAGATCACTGGTCTTCAGGGAAAAGTTCATGAAAAGGATGCAGAAAACCAG CGATTAAAAAAGAGCCTGAGAAAAAAGGAGCAGGAGATCGACCAGCTCCAGCAGGCAGCTCAAGAGGCGGACGACCAGGCTGAGGAGGCCCTCAGGGACAAGGACAGGCAGCTTAGAGACCTACAGAAACAGCTGAAGGACTCCAGGTCTAAAGCAGACTCAGAGAAAGAGAAcataactcaacaacacaaG ACTCAGTTGGAGGAGACACAGAGACAACTACAGAGCAAGGAGCAGATCATCCAGAGATTGTCTGCCAGCATCCAGGAGAAGGACAGGGTCATCCAGGAGTACATGCAGATGGCCCAGGAACAGGAGAACTCACGGGAT CCCTACTCAGAAAATAAGGACAGCATCATCCAGCGTCTGAGAGAACGTCTGAAGGAACGTGACAAGGCTGTGGAG GATGCAATAGAGGAGAAGTTCCGCACCTTAGAGGCCAAGGAGAACGACCTACGACACCTCAGGGTCAACCTACGGGAGCGAGAGAGGGAGCTGGAGCGAGCCAACTCTCTTCTCACTGGGAACGAGGAAACCATCAAT AACCTTGATGGTATAATCAAAGAGAAGGATGTGGAACTGAGACAACTTCTGAACCAGCTCAAGAGTCAGCAGCGCACCAATGCT GCCACAGCTGAGGAACATGCCCGAGCCCTAATGGAGAAGGAAGCTCTGATAGAACAGCTACAGCAGGCACTCAGCAGTAGGGACAAGGATATCAAG AAGTTGAGCCAGTCTCTACAAAGCAGCCCCCATTCCAAACCTAGAGTGGATGCCATGATTCAGGAGCTCAAGGACAAGCTCGATGAGAGGGACAGAATGTTGCAG GAGGTAATGGAAGAGAGAAGGAGAGCATCGTCAGACGGCCAGGCCCACACACAAAGGCTTCTGGGTACTATCAAAGACAAAGATAACATGCTAAAG GAGGCCAATGAGAGATACAACCAAGTGGTGTCTGAGAAAAATGGGGAGATCCAAAAACTACAGCAGAGACTAAACAACAGAGAAGCAGAGCTACAG AGTCTGACCAGTGCTCGAGACTGGACAGAACAGGAGCAGAACAAACTGCTAGAGAAGATGAGGTCTGCCCTCAGTGATAAGGACAGAACCATCGAG ACCTTAGTGGAAAATGCGAGGGAAAAGGACAAGCTGCTGTCCCAGCTGCAGATGTCCGGCCCCTCCCAGCTGCGCGGGGAGCACCTGGCAGACACGGTCAGACAGCTGAAGGATGACATCAGGAAGAAAGATG AACTGATTGACCGTCTGCAGTCATCCAGTACATCAGGCTACGTGTCCACTGAAGATGACCCCTACGTCCAGTCCCTCCGCAAGGAGCTGGCCAGTAAAGCCAGGCTGCTGTCAGAGACCAC GGCTGCTCTACAGTCCTTGCGTGACCAGAAGCCAGCCCAGGGGGACCTACAGCAGCAGATGGCACAGCAGACACAG GCACTCAGCAATGCCCTTAAAGCAGAGAAGCAAGCCAAGCTGGAACTG GCCAAAGTACGTAGAAAAGCTCAGGAACAGGAGGAAGATCTGGGCACCAAGCAGGAGAACATCGATGCACTCATCGAAGCAGTCAGGGCCAAGGACAATATCATCAAG GATCTGGAGAGGAGTCAGTTATCCTCCAGACAAACCCTGCGAGGGGACCAATCACCAAAGGCCAAACAACAG CTGCAGAAGGGCCTTCGGGATCAGCTTGAAGAGACGAAGAAGCTGAACGAGCTCCTTGATTCCGAGCGAAGAATCTACCAGGACCTCATCAAGTCTTACAGGGATGAGCTGGGAGCCACAAG AGATTCCCAGAGTCGAGCGTTGGACATAGAGCTGGCAGCAGTGCAGACCCTGCGCAGACAGCTGGAGGACTATGTTAGGAGGAACAGTGAGCTACGGGCAGAGCTGGAGAGGAACATCAACCAGGCAGCGCAACAAG TGCTGGAGGCAAGAGATTCTCTACGGGACCGCCCTCAAGTCCAGACGTGGAACGCTGCACTACAGACAAGCATAGACGACTTGAGACCGCAGTTCGAGAAAAACATTCAGACGAGCCCGATCACCCGCTCGACAGACATTGAAATCTCCCTCCCCAGTCCTTTGGACGCGTTGAGCGTTTCCGAATTCTCTACGGCAGAGCTGAAGAGCGAGGTCGCTCGCCTTAGGGGACAGCTAAGCAGGATGCAAGCGATAAACGATGACTTACAGTCACGTTTGAACGGCGCCATAAGTGAACAGGTCAGGTCCATCCCTCTAGGGGAAAACATCGCGGAGCAACAGACTCTCCCCAAACTCGCTAAAGAAGTGGAGAGACTAGAAGCTGAGCTAGACAACGCACAGAAGAAGAACCAAGCTTTGCAGGAGGAACTAGAGAGTGGTAGAGGGAGCATGACGCCAATGACAGAAAAGGGGCTTTTGGCAGAGGTGCAACAGCAGCTGGAGGATGCAATAATGCAGCTAGAGAAGAGCGAAGACGACAAGCAGGCACTGGAGAAGCAGATCAAGCTTAGCTCGCCCAGCCCGTACCAGGCTCAGATCAAACAACTGGAGAACAAGGTTATGGAGCTTATCGAGGAGAATGAACAGCTCATGAAGGAGTCTCCTGGAAGCAGGTCAGATGAAGAGGTGGACGCCATGTCCGAGAAGGACCTGAGGACAGAGGTTAAGGGTCTCAAGGACCGTCTAAAAGCTTCAGAAAACCTTGTGGACCTCCTTAAGAAACAGCTGGAGATGAACTCCGATTCTGAAAACGATATTCCAGGATTCAATCCCGAGCTGATCGTGCAGCTTGCAGAGGAGATAGAGAGATTGAAAGGACAGCTTGAACAGGCGCAGGGGAATCGGGGAGATGTCAGAGACAAGGAGGAAGAATCTTCAGACACCTCATCTCAACTGCCTCGAAAGAGCAAGCTGCCTGTCCTACAGAAGGGAGTGACTCACAACGCTAATGCATCTTTGAGACAACAGATAGAACAGTTGAAGATGTCTGAAAAGGAACTCAAGCTTTTGAACAGGAGAATGCAAGATAAGCTTACAGCCACAGAGGGCACAGTGCGTGCCCAAGCACAGAAACTCAAGTCGTACAGAAAGATGCTTGAAGACGCAGGTCTGGTCAAGAAACTTCCCCGCAAGGCCCAGAGTGATTCCAACATTCCCATGAGCCTCCAAAGGTTCCAGAGTCGTTACGCTTCCCAGGAAGGGTTGGATGATTCCTTGCTGTCGCCGGGGATTTCGCCGGCGGCGTCTCCAATGATGCGCTCGCCCGCCACGAGTCTGCTGAGCCTGGAAACGCTACAGGAGTACGGGAACACAGACAACGTGGATGAGCTGAAACAGCAGGTCTCACAGCTCAAGCAGAGGCTGGAGAAATCCCGCCGTATGATCAG GGGGATGCAGTCTCGGCTGCGTGGACGATCCGACGGCCAGCTAACGCCAAACCGGTCATTCGCTCGCTCCATGGAGGCGTTGACGGAACCGACGACCAATGGAGACGCCTTCGAGAAGCTTCGTCAGCAGGTGGAGGACCTTAAGCAACAGCTGAAGGATAGCAACGATCTGAACAAGACTCTCGCT GATCAGCTGTCAGTGTCGCCCCAGAAGGACACGTTGGTCCAGACGCAGGCCAAGGAGCTGTCTCAGCTGCGCAAACAGCTACGGGACAGCCGCGAGATGTGCCACCTGCTGCGGGCACGCCTGGAGGAGCTCACCCGCACCCTGGAGCACCTGCTGTCCGCCAGCGAGGGCGGGGACCCCGACCTGCTGAACTTGACCCAGCAGGAGGCCGAGGGGGTGATGGCGGAGTTAGAACGCAGCATGCATCTTGCCAGGACACTGAAGGACAGGCTAGACG ACAATGCGAGCTCAGCGTCTGACGACTCGTCCCTGCGGAGCCTGAAGGACCAGTACCAGCAGAGCCTGCAGGCCAACCAGGAGCTGCGGCTCCAGCTGCAGGAGCAGCTCATGCAGCTGCAGGACAGACCAAG CCCGACCCCCCTGAAGCAGGAGATTGCGGAGCTGAGGTCAGCCCTGGAGGAGCAGCAGGACCAGTACCAGCACCTGAAGCAGGTGAACCAGCAGCTGCAGGGACAGGTGGCCGACACACAGCACCTGCGCCGTCAGCTGGCAGAGAACCAGCGCACAGCCATCGAGCTGAAGGACGAGCTAGAGAG AGCTACCAAGGATGCGAAAGAGAAGAACAACATGATCAGCCGGCTGCGTTCCCAGCTGCGCAGGACGCGACCAGTCGGTTCCACCTTCCCGCCATCCGCCTCGGACCAGGCTAGCACCGGCTGGGACACCGATCAGTCCAACCAGGGCGCTTCCGACGACTTCAGCGGCATGCACCGAGTCGGTAGCGGCCGCTCAGCTAACCACGGGTCGCAAACAGCCAGTGGGAGTGAGGACAACATGGGAGAACAGCCACGACAGAGAAGGTATCCTCCCAATAGGGGTGATGAGTACTCCCTGGAACAGCCTGGACGAAGCAAACCAACTTCCAGCGAGGACAATTTCATGTTCGCTCCCAGGGAGAAAGTCATCCCTCCGAGCATACACAGCAGTAAGGACGATGTTTCTGGGTGTGGTCGTCTCCATGACAACAGGGGGTATTCCTCAGACGAGGAGTCTACGACCAGCACTCAGACCTTCACTTCGGTATCCCGCCACGAGTCAGACCACCCTGAAGACAGCGAGCAGGATGGTATGAACAACGAGAGAGGGATGTACCCTTCGCGCCAGCTTCCGTCAAAGTTTCTCCAGGCATCCCTGGGTCACGGATCTACCACGACAGTTTCCACGGAAACTAACAGAGAGATGGAGCTGCTACAGAACAGGCTGCGCGCGAGCGACCAGATCAACCGCTCGCTACGAGCGGAGCTGGACACGTACAAGAAGCTACGGGAGAGCACGGAGACGATCCACAGCCACGGGTCGGCATCCACGACGTCCGGTTTCCATGGCGACAGCAGAGGAGGGAACCTGCTGGAGGAACACCTGGCTGAACTGCGTGCGTTGAGAGCGAGGCTGGAGGATTCGCTGAGCTCCAACGAGCAGCTGAGGCAGGAGTTAGAGGACAAGATCTCCAGCATGAGCAACAGAG GAGGCCAGACCAACATCTACGTGCACAGTAACTCCGGTGTGGATCATCAGGAGTTTCCCGACAACGCCTCGCACGGCTCACACATGTCCGACAAGCTGTCACTACTCTCCGATAAAACCACCCAGGTGGACCGCCTGCAAGCTGAACTGGACCAGAAAGACCAG ATCAATGAGAAACTAAAGGCAGACATGTCCAGGCTCCAGACCCAGCTGACAGAGAAGGACCAACAGAACCAGCAGATCCAGGGAGACAACACCAGGCTTCAGACAGACATGTCCAAACTACAGAAACAACTGGCAGAGAGGGACAGGCAGACTCAGAAGACTCAGGCTGAGTTCACTCAACTACAG GCGGACCTGTCCAGCCTGCATGGCCAGCTGCAGGAGGTGTCCCAGCTGCAGAACCAGCTGTCAGACCGGGAGAAGCAGAACCAGATCCTGCAGACGGAGGTGGACAGTCTGGGCGCTGAGCTGGCCAACAGGGACATGGAGAACGACAAGGTGTCCGCAGAACTCACCAAGGCCAAGAAGGAGATTAGCAG ACTGAGACAGGAGTTGTCCAGACTGCAGGACCAGCTAGAGGAACACCAGCAGGTGGCCGACTCCCTAAGGCTGGAGCTCAGGCTGTACGAGAAGCTCTACAAGAAAGCACAGACAGCTGATGCAGGTGTGAACGGGTTCAGCAGCAGTGATGGGACAGGTGGGAGGGACGCCATGGCTGGACTGGACCTGTCGGGACTGTTGGAGGAGATGCGCAGACTCAGAGAGCAG GTTGAGAAGCTACACATCAGCAACAGCGCCCTCCGGCGGAAGGTGAAGGAACTGCTGGGGAAGGAGGAAAGTCCCACAGTCATAAACATCAACCATCACCATGGGCACAGGAGCCCGGCACAGAGGGCACTCTTCCAGACTGGTGCAGGAG ATGCCTCACCTGGTGACGTTCACCTGTCTGGTCCGTATACAACCGACTCTGCCCACTCCTCCCCTGCCAACTATCCACACCTGAAGAACAGCCCACTGGTCGGTCAGCTGGCCAGATACGCTTCCCTCCCTGTCCTGGACAAGGACGACATTGACGTATTCTCCATGCAAG GGGTGTCACCACTATCCACTGCTGACGTTGACATCCGTTATCGGTATGTCGTGGGGCGGATAGAAGACTATGAAGCCTTGCGACATCAGGTTAACGACAGCCGACTTGCCATACGTGGCGTTCAATCCCGAGTTAAGGATCGGTTGAAGGCACTGAAGAAGGCACTTGACTCTACACAG CCTGGAGACCAGAAGCCCCTTGAGGAGACCCTGAGTTCCCTCCATCTCCTACACGACCACCTGGAGGAGTGCCACCGCCTGCTCAAGCTGTTCTGGAAAGCCCGGGACCCAGGCTCTGTGCCCACCTCCACAGGTAGTGGTGGGGATGGCACAGCAATTGTGTTCCTGGAG AACCAGAACTTGAAAGACGAGATCACCAACCTAAGAAAACGGTTAACGTCCCAGGAGAAGGTCATGAGGTCTGCTCTTCACAAGTTGGAG